From the Micromonospora echinospora genome, the window AGTCCGACGCCGTCACGCAGTGCCACCAGGTGGCGGCCTTCGACGGCATGATCCACGTCGCCGGCATGCCGGACCTGCACCCCGGCAAGGGTGCCCCGATCGGCGCGGCGATGGCGTCGACCGTGTTGTACCCGCACCTGGTGGGCTCCGACATCGGCTGCGGCATCGCCGTCTTCCCCGTCGACCTGAAGCGCGTCGTACCCGAGCAGCTCGCCAACCGGTTCCCCGACCTCGACCACGCCCTCGACCCCGGCCGGGACGCCGACGACCCGGCCTGGTCCGTCGTGGACGGCGACATCCCCGCCGGATACGTCGAGGGACTGGGGACGGTGGGGCGGGGCAACCACTTCGTCGAGCTGGCCCGGGTCCGGGACGTCCTCGACCCGGGGCACGCCGCCCGCCTCGGGCTCGCCGCCGGCCAGGCCGTCCTGATCGTGCACAGCGGATCCCGGGGATTGGGGGAGCGGATCCTGCGGGCGCACACCGAGCGGCACGGCGCGGGTCCCGCCGCCGACCCCGCCGCGTACCTGGCCCGGCACGACGCCGCGGTGCGCTGGGGTTCGGTCAACCGTCGGCTGATCGCCGCCCGGGTCGCGCACGCCCTGGGCGCCCGGCCGACCGCCCCGATCGTCGACCAGTGCCACAACCTCGTCGAGATCCGCGACGGGGTCTACCTGCACCGCAAGGGCGCAGCCCCGGGTGACGGCCGGGACGTCCTGGTCGCCGGCACCCGGGGCACCTGCTCCTACCTGGTGGCCGCCCACGCCGGGCCGGATGCCAACTGGTCGGTGGCCCACGGCGCGGGCCGCAAGATGTCCCGCGCCGACGCCCTGCGCCGGGGCCGGGCCAAGCACACAGTCGAGGAACTGCGCCGGACGCCGGTGGGAT encodes:
- a CDS encoding RNA ligase RtcB family protein produces the protein MPSSVPTPGTATVTVFAGPQSWIESDAVTQCHQVAAFDGMIHVAGMPDLHPGKGAPIGAAMASTVLYPHLVGSDIGCGIAVFPVDLKRVVPEQLANRFPDLDHALDPGRDADDPAWSVVDGDIPAGYVEGLGTVGRGNHFVELARVRDVLDPGHAARLGLAAGQAVLIVHSGSRGLGERILRAHTERHGAGPAADPAAYLARHDAAVRWGSVNRRLIAARVAHALGARPTAPIVDQCHNLVEIRDGVYLHRKGAAPGDGRDVLVAGTRGTCSYLVAAHAGPDANWSVAHGAGRKMSRADALRRGRAKHTVEELRRTPVGSLVVCGDRQLLFEEAPTAYKRIEQVIADLTAHGLATPVVATVPLVTYKTADRPRGDTRPDWRRDHRDHRRGRGRS